A portion of the Musa acuminata AAA Group cultivar baxijiao chromosome BXJ1-1, Cavendish_Baxijiao_AAA, whole genome shotgun sequence genome contains these proteins:
- the LOC135587141 gene encoding protein MIZU-KUSSEI 1-like, producing MYLQEMRSITARGSLESLSFSRRHFHWIVGKLGGGEGKRFGEEEEEEEGILAFSSVSSARYAYGDEASVKLETAQPQSERKKVLSASAAGKAVSRLRSVLSFAIGSRHRQLGLGHRVTGTLYGRRGGHMHFAIQVDPRACPAMLIELATSTRALVREMASGLVRIALECERRAGTGNRRLLEEPLWRAYCNGKKHGHAARRECGPADWRVLRAVEPVTMGAGVLPADGGPDGEVMYMRARFERVVGSQDSEAFYMMNPDSSGGPELTIYLLRV from the coding sequence ATGTATCTCCAAGAAATGAGGAGCATCACCGCAAGAGGTTCCCTTGAGTCCTTGTCCTTCTCCAGGAGACACTTCCATTGGATAGTTGGAAAGCTGGGTGGAGGCGAAGGGAAAAGGtttggagaagaggaggaggaagaggagggaatcCTTGCGTTCTCCAGCGTCAGCTCGGCACGGTATGCTTACGGTGACGAGGCGTCGGTGAAGCTGGAGACGGCTCAGCCGCAGTCCGAGAGGAAGAAGGTGCTTTCGGCTTCAGCCGCCGGAAAAGCCGTGTCGAGGCTCCGGTCGGTGCTGTCGTTTGCAATCGGCAGTCGGCACCGTCAACTGGGCCTCGGCCACCGGGTCACCGGCACTCTGTACGGCCGCCGGGGAGGCCACATGCACTTCGCGATCCAGGTGGATCCCCGAGCGTGCCCCGCGATGCTGATCGAGCTCGCGACCTCCACCCGCGCACTGGTGAGGGAGATGGCGTCGGGGTTGGTGAGGATCGCTCTGGAGTGCGAGCGGCGTGCGGGGACCGGGAACCGGCGGCTGCTGGAGGAGCCCCTGTGGCGGGCCTACTGCAACGGCAAGAAGCACGGCCACGCCGCGCGGCGCGAGTGCGGACCGGCGGACTGGAGGGTGCTGCGGGCGGTCGAGCCGGTGACGATGGGGGCCGGGGTCCTGCCGGCGGACGGCGGCCCCGACGGGGAGGTGATGTACATGAGGGCGAGGTTCGAGCGCGTGGTGGGTTCCCAAGACTCCGAGGCCTTCTACATGATGAATCCCGACAGCAGCGGCGGCCCTGAGCTCACCATTTACTTGCTTCGAGTTTGA